In Amyelois transitella isolate CPQ chromosome 5, ilAmyTran1.1, whole genome shotgun sequence, one DNA window encodes the following:
- the LOC106139051 gene encoding G-protein coupled receptor dmsr-1: protein MSSDVTKNVAYCVPGGQDFQKVYVQFHGYISLIICLLGSAANSVNIAVLSRKEMTSSTNSILTGLAVADLLVMIDYIPFALHIYVKIGSEHNRNTYGWAVFVYFHSIFSQTFHTISIWLTITLAVWRFIAIKFPQKNRTLCNKRNTNIAIAVAYAVCPILCLPIYFAMNIRETVLPQKSDNMTMNDTEIANISHREPAYALQMTDNEELLTAIFWIYSVFIKLIPCVVLSILSVLLILKMKSSDRRRQKLLKKSAITSHEGEKTRLNEDGHGGGRRGGGGRTDRTTRMLVALLGLFLATELPQALFGLLTAIAPHLFGVCYYSFGEVMDLMALVGSAVNFVLYCSMSRQFRSTFTRLARKVLPAPMPRNEEASVPLKA, encoded by the exons ATGTCGAGTGACGTTACAAAGAATGTCGCATACTGCGTGCCTGGCGGGCAGGATTTCCAAAAAGTCTACGTTCAATTCCACGGCTACATATCACTCATCATCTGCTTACTCGGATCTGCTGCCAATTCCGTGAATATCGCCGTCCTCAGTCGAAAAGAAATGACTTCCTCCACCAATTCAATATTGACCGGTCTCGCCGTTGCCGACCTCTTAGTAATGATCGACTATATTCCCTTTGCTTTACATATTTACGTTAAAATCGGATCAGAACACAACCGAAACACCTACGGATGGGCCGTATTCGTTTACTTTCATTCTATATTCAGCCAAACCTTTCATACAATCTCTATATGGTTGACGATAACTCTCGCCGTCTGGAGATTCATTGCGATAAAGTTTCCACAAAAGAATAGAACATTGTGTAACAAAAGGAATACTAATATAGCTATAGCTGTAGCCTACGCAGTTTGTCCAATATTGTGTCTTCCTATATATTTTGCTATGAACATTCGGGAAACAGTATTACCCCAAAAAAGTGATAACATGACTATGAACGACACAGAAATAGCTAACATATCCCACCGGGAGCCGGCGTATGCGCTGCAAATGACGGATAATGAGGAGTTGTTGACTGCCATATTTTGGATATACAGTGtgtttataaaactaattCCGTGTGTAGTGTTATCGattttaagtgttttattaattctaaaaaTGAAATCAAGTGATAGAAGAAGACAGAAGTTGCTAAAAAAATCAGCGATAACATCACACGAG GGTGAGAAGACAAGGCTGAACGAAGACGGTCACGGCGGCGGCAGGCGCGGCGGCGGTGGTCGCACTGACCGCACTACCCGCATGTTGGTGGCGCTGCTTGGCTTGTTTTTGGCCACGGAGCTGCCCCAGGCTCTCTTCGGGCTGTTGACTGCGATCGCACCGCATCTGTTTGGCGTATGCTATTACTCTTTCG GGGAGGTGATGGACCTCATGGCACTGGTGGGATCCGCGGTGAACTTTGTGCTGTATTGTAGCATGAGCCGCCAGTTCAGGAGTACTTTCACCAGGTTGGCTCGTAAGGTGCTACCCGCGCCCATGCCGAGGAACGAAGAGGCTTCAGTGCCACTTAAAGCGTAG